One Hydrogenobaculum sp. 3684 genomic window, CCTTGGGATATGATGGGCAACAAGGGGTTTTTAGGTGATGCTCTTGCTGTTTTAAGCGGTATCTCTTGGGCTTTTGCGGTAATTTGGCAAAAAAGACATCACAACTTAAATGCCGATATAGTCTCATTAAACGCATGGCAGATGCTTATAGGAAGTATAGGTATTTTGATATGTGCTTTAATGTTTGAGAGATTTTATATGAAGTTTTCTTATTTTCTTTTGTTTGCTATATTTTATAATGCGGTTTTAGCAAACGCTTTAGCTTGGGTTATATGGAGTTATGCGATAAAAAGGCTCCCTTCTGGTTTTATGGGGCTTACTATGCTTACGACACCTGTAATAGGTATGATTAGTTCTATGATTATTCTAAAAGAGCGTATGGATTTTTACGAAATAGTTGGGTCTTCTTTTATTTTATTGGGACTTTTAATAAATACTTTAGATCATATAAGAAAAGCTTAAAATTAACGTTGTTTTTTCTCCCATTCCCAAGCGGTTTTTACTATAAAGTAAGGATCGTCGTATTTTGGTTTCCAGTTTAAATTGTTTTTTATCTTATCAACGTTGGCAATAAGAACAGGTGGATCTCCCGGTCTTCTATCGTAATTGTATACTGGAAAATCAACACTTGTTACCTCTTTTACTATATCCACTACCTCTTTTACACTCAAACCTCTTCCGTAGCCACAGTTAAATAAATCTGATTTGCCACCTTCTTCGAGATATCTCATTGCCTCAAAATGAGCATCCACAAGATCTGATACATGGATATAATCTCTTATGCAAGTACCGTCTTTTGTGTTGTAATCTGTGCCGTATATACCAAAATCTTTTATCTCACCTTTTGCAGCTTTTAAAGCCCTTAATATAAGATGTGTTGGTTTTTTGGAAATTTGCCCAAGCTCTCCTTCTGGATCTGCCCCAGCTACGTTAAAATATCTAATGGCCACATACTTTAAATCGCTTACTCTTGATACATCTTCTAGGGCTTTTTCAAAGTTTGCCTTCGCTCTGCCATAGGGGTTTATTGGTTCTATTGAATCCGTTTCTTTTACAGGTTTATCGGATTTTATACCGTAAACGGCTGCAGTGGATGAGAATATAAAGTTTTTTATACCTGCTTTTAAAGCGTATTCTAAAAGCTTTAAACTGTTGCAAAAATTGTTTTCATAATATTTTATAGGCTCTTGCACAGATTCTTCAACAGCTATATAGGCTGCAAAATGTACTATTGCACCTGGTTTAAACTCTAAAAGTGCTTCTAATGTCTCTTTACTTTGTATATCAGCTTGCAAAAACTTTCCACCTTTTATAAACTCTTTATGCCCTGTAGATAGGTTGTCTATAACAAGAACATCGTACCCTCTTTTTAGAGCTTCTTTTAGCATATGAGAGCCTATATAACCAGCCCCTCCGGTGATGGCTATTTTTTTCATTTATATACCTTCTTCTTCAAAAGATGATATAATCCTTAATCTTCTTTCGTGTCTTCCACCTTCAAAGTGGGCATCAAACCAAGCATCCACTATAGATTTTGCCAATTCAACCCCTATTACTCTACCGCCTAAACATAGGATGTTTGCGTTGTTATCTTTTACGCTCATCCTTGCCATATATTCGTTTAGGCAAAGAGCAGCTCTTATGCCCTTTATCTTGTTGGCACTGATAGACATACCAAGCCCACTTCCACATATTAGTATGCCTCTGTCGGCTTTTTGGTTTTTAATATGAAGAGCCACTTCTTTGGCATAAAGAGGATAATCTGTGGATTCTTTGGAATGTGTACCGCAATCTATTAGCTCATGGCCTTTTGATATTATGTGTTCTTTTAAGGCTTCTTTTAAGTCAAACCCAGCATGATCTGAGCCTATGGCTATTCTCATAAACACTCTCTTATAAGCTTGTTTACAAGTTTCGGATTAGCTTTGCCTTTGGTAATCTTCATAACCTCCCCTACTAAAAATCCAATTAGTTTTTCTTCGCCGTTTTTTAGCCTTTCTCTTTCTTGTGGGAATTTTTCTAATACGCTTATTACCACCGCTTTTATCTCATCTTCGTTTGATATTTGCTTTAAGCCCTTTTCTTCTATAATAACATCTGGGTCTTTTTTACTTGTTAGCATCTCTTTTATAACTTCTTTTGCTATTTTTGTAGATATGACGTCTTGTTTGATAAGTTCCACTAGTTTTGCCAAATGTTGTGGTGTTATGGGTATTTCTTCTATCTGATTTTCGTTCATAAATCCAAGTACATCGTTCAAAAGCCAATTGCTAAGAGCCTTATACTCTTTAGTATACTTTGTGGCTTCTTGGAAAAAATCTCCTAACTCTTTTAGGTTTGTAAGCACAGACGCTTCATATCTACTAAGACCGTAATCTTTCATCAACCTTTCTATGCGCTCATCTGGAAGCTCAGGCATATTATCTTTTATGCTCTTTAAAAGCTCTTTAGTTATGACAAGAGGAAACAAATCTGGATCTTTAAAATATCTGTAATCTTCTGCTTCTTCTTTGGTTCTCATTACAAAGGTCTTACCGCTTTGAGGATCAAAGCCTCTTGTTTCTTGTTCTACAGCTTTTCCTTCAAGCAATATAGCTTTTTGGCGCTCTATCTCATATTCTATAGCTTTTTGCACAAATTTAAAAGAGTTTACGTTTTTTACCTCTACTCTCGTGCCAAGTTCTTGAGAGCCTTTTGGTCTTAGAGATACGTTTACATCGCATCTTAACTGGCCTTTTTCCATATCTGCTTTTGAAACACCAGCATATCTTACTATAGCTCTTAGTTTTTCTAAAAACTCTTTTGCTTCTTCTGCGGAGTTTATATCTGGTTCTGTAACTATTTCCATAAGAGGTGTACCAGCTCTGTTTAAGTCCACCAAAGAACTGTTTTCATAGTGGTTGTTTTTCCCGGCGTCTTCTTCTAAGTGTAGTCTTCTTATCCTTACTTTTTTGTTTTCTAAAAGCACAAAACCATGTTCAGCTAAAGGTTTTTCGTATTGAGATATCTGGTATCCTTTTGGTAAATCTGGATAAAAATAGTGTTTTCTTGCCATTATAGATGTTAGGTTTATATTGCAGTTTAACGCTAAGGATGTCCTGATACCATATTCTACTGCTTTTTTGTTTATAACCGGAAGACTCCCTGGCAACGCCATACACACTGGGCATACGTTTGTATTGGGAGGAGCATCGTATTCAATCTTGCAAGAGCAAAACATCTTTGTTTTTGTGTCCATATGCACATGCACTTCCAACCCTATAACTGGCTCAAATTCCATAGCCATTACATTATAGCATAAAGCTTTATTAAAGTTTAATTGGTTTTATGCTTTTAGTATGATAAAATTTTAATTATGGAAATATTGGAAATCCCTATAGAAGAAGAGGCAAGACAATCTTATCTTGATTATGCGATGTCTGTTATAGTTGGTAGGGCTATACCAGACGTTAGAGATGGTCTTAAGCCGGTTCAAAGAAGAATACTGTATGCAATGTATGAAATGGACCTAACCCCAGACAAACCCTTTAAAAAATGTGCCCGTATCGTAGGGGATACGATGGGAAGATATCATCCCCATGGAGATCAAGCTATATACGATGCTCTTGTAAGAATGGCTCAGGATTTCAATCTTAGATATCCTCTTGTAATAGGACAGGGAAATTTTGGTTCTATAGATGGAGACCCTCCTGCTGCAATGAGATATACAGAGGCAAAGCTATCTAAAATAACCCTTAGCTTGTTGGAAGATATAGAAAACGATACTGTAGATTTTGTACCAAATTTTGATGAGAGTGTCATGGAACCCCAGGTTCTTCCGGCAAAGATGCCAAACCTCCTTTGTAATGGTACTACAGGTATAGCGGTAGGTCTTGCTACTTCTATCCCCCCTCACAATCTAAAAGAAGTTTGCGATGCGTTGGTGGCTTTGGCTCAAAACCAAGATATAACTGTAGAAGAGCTTATGCAAT contains:
- the galE gene encoding UDP-glucose 4-epimerase GalE, producing the protein MKKIAITGGAGYIGSHMLKEALKRGYDVLVIDNLSTGHKEFIKGGKFLQADIQSKETLEALLEFKPGAIVHFAAYIAVEESVQEPIKYYENNFCNSLKLLEYALKAGIKNFIFSSTAAVYGIKSDKPVKETDSIEPINPYGRAKANFEKALEDVSRVSDLKYVAIRYFNVAGADPEGELGQISKKPTHLILRALKAAKGEIKDFGIYGTDYNTKDGTCIRDYIHVSDLVDAHFEAMRYLEEGGKSDLFNCGYGRGLSVKEVVDIVKEVTSVDFPVYNYDRRPGDPPVLIANVDKIKNNLNWKPKYDDPYFIVKTAWEWEKKQR
- the gatB gene encoding Asp-tRNA(Asn)/Glu-tRNA(Gln) amidotransferase subunit GatB, producing MAMEFEPVIGLEVHVHMDTKTKMFCSCKIEYDAPPNTNVCPVCMALPGSLPVINKKAVEYGIRTSLALNCNINLTSIMARKHYFYPDLPKGYQISQYEKPLAEHGFVLLENKKVRIRRLHLEEDAGKNNHYENSSLVDLNRAGTPLMEIVTEPDINSAEEAKEFLEKLRAIVRYAGVSKADMEKGQLRCDVNVSLRPKGSQELGTRVEVKNVNSFKFVQKAIEYEIERQKAILLEGKAVEQETRGFDPQSGKTFVMRTKEEAEDYRYFKDPDLFPLVITKELLKSIKDNMPELPDERIERLMKDYGLSRYEASVLTNLKELGDFFQEATKYTKEYKALSNWLLNDVLGFMNENQIEEIPITPQHLAKLVELIKQDVISTKIAKEVIKEMLTSKKDPDVIIEEKGLKQISNEDEIKAVVISVLEKFPQERERLKNGEEKLIGFLVGEVMKITKGKANPKLVNKLIRECL
- a CDS encoding DMT family transporter, which codes for MHRSIDKKAFFLLIVLSFIWGYNWVLMKQAISYMPELYFAFFRTIFGAFLLFGILAFNKKSLKITHFKYVSILGLLQTTGFVGLTILALKFAKAGKTAILVYSMPFWLVLFSWKILKETPDRKEIISNVVAFLGLFLVLEPWDMMGNKGFLGDALAVLSGISWAFAVIWQKRHHNLNADIVSLNAWQMLIGSIGILICALMFERFYMKFSYFLLFAIFYNAVLANALAWVIWSYAIKRLPSGFMGLTMLTTPVIGMISSMIILKERMDFYEIVGSSFILLGLLINTLDHIRKA
- the rpiB gene encoding ribose 5-phosphate isomerase B gives rise to the protein MRIAIGSDHAGFDLKEALKEHIISKGHELIDCGTHSKESTDYPLYAKEVALHIKNQKADRGILICGSGLGMSISANKIKGIRAALCLNEYMARMSVKDNNANILCLGGRVIGVELAKSIVDAWFDAHFEGGRHERRLRIISSFEEEGI